From a region of the Paraburkholderia caribensis genome:
- a CDS encoding NAD-dependent succinate-semialdehyde dehydrogenase has translation MPDLKDPTLLRTQCLIGGEWRAARDGRSFDVADPATGAWIASVPSMTAVETREAIAAAQAALPAWRALTAKARATLLLKWHDLMLEHQDDLALLMTAEQGKPLAEAKGEIAFAASFIEWFAQEARRVDGDVIATPSNDRRLLTIRQPVGVCAAITPWNFPAAMITRKAGPALAAGCTMVLKPASQTPLSALALAALAERAGIPAGVINVVTGDPQPIAEELTGNPVVRKLSFTGSTGIGARLMEQGARHIQKLSLELGGNAPFIVFDDADLDAAIEGALISKYRNAGQTCVCANRFYVQAGIYEAFVDKLATRVQALRCGDGREPSTQIGPLIDARALAKVGELVNDARAQGATVLCGGEPLAVCSDGAKRHYAPTVLTNVTPAMRVAREEIFGPVAPVMRFTDEQDVIALANDTEFGLASYFYTRDMARVWRVAEALEFGMVGINTGLISTAEAPFGGVKQSGLGREGSKYGIDEYLEMKYLCMQVA, from the coding sequence ATGCCTGATCTGAAAGACCCCACTCTGTTGCGCACGCAATGCCTGATCGGCGGCGAATGGCGCGCGGCGCGCGACGGCCGCAGCTTCGACGTCGCCGACCCGGCAACGGGCGCGTGGATTGCCAGCGTGCCGTCGATGACGGCTGTCGAAACACGCGAAGCGATTGCCGCGGCGCAAGCGGCGCTGCCCGCGTGGCGTGCACTGACGGCCAAGGCGCGCGCGACATTGCTGCTCAAATGGCACGACCTGATGCTCGAACATCAGGACGATCTTGCGTTGCTGATGACGGCCGAACAAGGCAAGCCGCTCGCGGAAGCGAAAGGCGAGATTGCGTTTGCGGCGAGTTTTATCGAATGGTTTGCGCAAGAGGCGCGGCGCGTGGACGGCGACGTGATCGCGACGCCGTCGAACGACCGCCGCCTGTTGACGATCCGTCAGCCGGTCGGCGTGTGCGCGGCGATCACGCCGTGGAATTTCCCGGCCGCGATGATCACGCGCAAGGCGGGTCCGGCGCTAGCGGCGGGCTGCACGATGGTGCTCAAGCCTGCGTCGCAGACGCCGTTGTCCGCGCTCGCGCTGGCGGCGCTCGCGGAACGCGCCGGCATTCCGGCGGGCGTGATCAACGTCGTGACGGGCGATCCGCAGCCGATCGCCGAAGAACTGACGGGCAATCCCGTGGTGCGCAAGCTGTCGTTCACCGGCTCGACGGGCATCGGCGCGCGCCTGATGGAACAGGGCGCGCGGCATATCCAGAAGCTGTCGCTGGAACTGGGCGGCAATGCGCCCTTCATCGTGTTCGACGATGCCGACCTCGATGCGGCAATCGAAGGCGCGCTGATTTCGAAGTATCGCAACGCGGGCCAGACCTGCGTGTGCGCGAACCGCTTCTACGTGCAGGCGGGCATCTACGAAGCCTTCGTCGACAAGCTCGCGACGCGCGTGCAGGCGCTGCGTTGCGGCGACGGACGCGAGCCGTCGACGCAAATCGGTCCGCTGATCGACGCGCGTGCGTTGGCGAAGGTGGGCGAACTGGTCAACGACGCCCGCGCGCAAGGCGCAACCGTGCTGTGCGGCGGCGAGCCGCTCGCGGTCTGCAGCGACGGTGCGAAGCGTCACTACGCGCCGACCGTGCTGACGAACGTGACGCCTGCGATGCGCGTCGCGCGCGAAGAGATCTTCGGGCCCGTTGCGCCCGTCATGCGCTTCACCGACGAGCAGGACGTCATTGCACTCGCCAACGATACCGAGTTCGGCCTCGCAAGCTACTTTTACACGCGCGACATGGCACGCGTCTGGCGCGTTGCGGAAGCACTGGAGTTCGGCATGGTCGGCATCAACACGGGGCTGATATCGACAGCGGAAGCGCCGTTCGGCGGCGTCAAGCAGTCGGGCCTCGGGCGCGAGGGTTCAAAATACGGCATCGACGAATACCTGGAAATGAAGTACCTGTGCATGCAAGTGGCCTGA
- a CDS encoding SMP-30/gluconolactonase/LRE family protein, whose product MSASDLRCVLDARAELGECPRWDERERVLYWVDILEPALHRFDPATGMDQTFALPEHIGCFALREGGGFIAGLRSGIWMLDEAARPTGQLAANPEDVRTSRFNDGRCDTSGRFFAGTIDEPKAGGNAHLYRYADGRLDALSAGLLTSNGFAFSPDSRWLYHSDTPNFTIYRRAYDLATGACGEAEVWARIRPTTDDRGRPDGAAVDAEGFYWSAFYEGGRVVRFAPDGNVDSVYPVPVRCPTMCAFGGDDLRTLYITTARAGRSADELEREPLAGGLFAMRTDVPGLPEPRWRAST is encoded by the coding sequence ATGTCTGCTTCCGATCTCCGTTGCGTCCTCGACGCCCGTGCCGAACTAGGCGAATGCCCACGCTGGGACGAACGCGAGCGCGTGCTGTACTGGGTCGACATTCTCGAACCGGCGCTGCACCGCTTCGATCCCGCCACAGGCATGGACCAGACTTTCGCGTTGCCGGAGCACATCGGCTGCTTCGCGTTGCGCGAAGGCGGCGGCTTTATTGCGGGCCTGCGCTCGGGCATCTGGATGCTCGACGAGGCGGCGCGCCCGACGGGGCAACTCGCTGCCAACCCCGAAGACGTACGCACGAGCCGCTTCAACGACGGACGTTGCGACACATCGGGCCGCTTTTTCGCAGGCACGATCGATGAACCGAAGGCGGGCGGCAACGCCCATCTCTACCGCTACGCGGACGGCAGGCTGGACGCCTTGAGCGCGGGTCTGCTGACGTCGAACGGGTTCGCGTTCAGCCCGGACAGCCGCTGGCTCTACCACTCCGACACACCCAACTTCACGATCTACCGCCGCGCCTACGACCTCGCGACCGGCGCATGCGGCGAAGCCGAAGTGTGGGCGCGCATCCGGCCCACCACGGACGATCGCGGCCGCCCCGACGGCGCGGCGGTGGACGCCGAGGGCTTCTACTGGAGCGCGTTCTACGAAGGCGGGCGGGTGGTCCGCTTCGCCCCCGACGGCAACGTCGACTCCGTCTACCCCGTACCCGTGCGCTGCCCGACCATGTGCGCGTTCGGCGGCGACGATCTGCGCACGCTCTACATCACGACCGCGCGCGCGGGACGCAGCGCCGATGAACTCGAACGCGAGCCGCTGGCAGGCGGACTCTTTGCGATGCGCACCGACGTGCCGGGACTGCCCGAGCCGCGCTGGCGCGCATCGACGTGA
- a CDS encoding membrane-bound PQQ-dependent dehydrogenase, glucose/quinate/shikimate family — protein MSKQPQTKPLSTTARVGLALAGALGLLLGLYFAIGGALLVARGGTWYYLLMGLAVCATGIQLVRRKSSACVIFALVIVATVLWAIWESGFDFWPLQARIFMFTMIGMLLAPVYPALRRFQGKRPAKGAAWTAGLALLACNALFVYGMFVPHGTFGTGTNAIDARGDAGPGDWSAYGHSAGGDRFVGSSQIDRNNVKNLQVAWTYHTGDVPVSPGGGGAEDQETPLQIGDTLFLCSPHNTVIALDAANGRERWRHQFPTRTTVWVRCRGLAYFDATKPVQQPSVAGSTPVTPVALPDDHAACRRRIYMNTIDAQLVALDADTGKLCEDFGKHGVIDLKAGLGHAASPLYELTSPPTVAGTTVVTGGRVADNVSLDMPGGVVRGFDVITGTMKWAFDPGNPQDKQAPAPGKTFVRSTPNVWAPMSYDAASNTVYMPVGSAAIDLWGVKRTRLDESYGASILALDATTGAEKWHFQTVHHDLWDYDVPMQPTLVDFPVDGKTVPALIVGTKMGQLFVLDRLTGKPLTKVIEQPVKSATVPDEPYARTQPLSVGMPQIGADVLKGSDMWGMTPVDQMMCRIIFHGMRYDGLFTAPDTDTSLSFPGSLGGMNWGGLSYDPNAGMIFVNDMRLGLWVHLVKEERKGGTSNGNEAVNAGMGAVPLGGTPYSVTKDRFFSPLGIPCQKPPFGSLTAIDLKTRSIAWQVPLGTVRDTRLWGVQMHMPTPIGMPTIGGSLSTGGGLVFFAATQDYYLRAFDSSTGKEVWKARLPVGSQGTPMSYVLNGKQYIVISAGGARQSPDRGDYVIAYALPQ, from the coding sequence ATGTCCAAGCAACCTCAAACTAAGCCACTATCGACGACGGCCCGCGTCGGCCTGGCGCTCGCCGGCGCGCTCGGCCTGCTGCTCGGCCTGTACTTCGCGATCGGCGGCGCGCTGCTCGTCGCACGCGGCGGCACCTGGTATTACCTTCTGATGGGCCTCGCCGTCTGCGCGACGGGCATCCAGCTCGTGCGACGCAAATCGAGTGCATGCGTGATCTTCGCGCTCGTGATCGTCGCGACCGTGTTGTGGGCAATCTGGGAAAGCGGATTCGACTTCTGGCCGCTGCAGGCCCGCATCTTCATGTTCACGATGATCGGCATGCTGCTCGCGCCCGTGTACCCCGCGTTGCGCCGCTTCCAGGGCAAGCGCCCGGCGAAGGGCGCCGCGTGGACGGCGGGCCTCGCGCTGCTCGCGTGCAACGCGCTGTTCGTGTACGGCATGTTCGTGCCGCACGGCACGTTCGGCACCGGGACCAACGCGATCGACGCCAGGGGCGATGCCGGCCCCGGCGACTGGTCGGCGTACGGCCACTCGGCGGGCGGCGACCGCTTCGTGGGCTCCTCGCAGATCGATCGCAACAACGTGAAGAACCTGCAGGTCGCATGGACCTACCACACGGGCGACGTGCCCGTCAGCCCGGGAGGCGGCGGCGCGGAAGATCAGGAAACGCCGCTGCAGATCGGCGACACGCTGTTCCTGTGCTCGCCGCACAACACGGTCATCGCGCTCGACGCCGCGAACGGCCGCGAGAGATGGCGTCATCAATTCCCGACCAGAACGACGGTCTGGGTGCGCTGCCGTGGCCTCGCGTATTTCGACGCGACGAAACCCGTGCAGCAGCCGAGCGTCGCCGGTTCGACGCCCGTCACGCCCGTCGCGCTGCCGGACGATCACGCCGCCTGCCGCCGCCGCATCTACATGAACACGATCGACGCGCAACTCGTCGCGCTCGATGCGGACACGGGCAAGCTGTGCGAGGACTTCGGCAAGCACGGCGTGATCGATCTCAAGGCCGGCCTCGGCCACGCGGCGAGCCCGCTATACGAACTGACGTCGCCGCCGACCGTCGCGGGCACGACCGTCGTGACGGGCGGGCGCGTCGCGGACAACGTGTCGCTCGACATGCCCGGCGGCGTGGTGCGTGGCTTCGACGTGATCACGGGCACGATGAAGTGGGCGTTCGATCCGGGCAACCCGCAAGACAAGCAGGCGCCCGCGCCCGGCAAGACCTTCGTGCGCTCGACCCCCAATGTGTGGGCGCCGATGTCGTACGACGCCGCATCGAACACCGTGTACATGCCTGTCGGTAGCGCGGCGATCGATCTGTGGGGCGTGAAGCGCACGAGGCTCGATGAATCCTACGGCGCCTCGATTCTCGCGCTCGACGCAACCACCGGCGCCGAGAAGTGGCACTTCCAGACGGTCCACCACGATCTGTGGGACTACGACGTGCCGATGCAGCCCACCCTCGTCGATTTCCCCGTCGACGGCAAGACGGTGCCGGCGCTGATCGTCGGCACGAAGATGGGCCAGTTGTTCGTGCTCGATCGTCTGACGGGCAAGCCGCTGACGAAGGTGATCGAACAACCGGTCAAGTCCGCGACGGTTCCGGACGAACCGTATGCGAGGACCCAGCCGTTGTCGGTCGGCATGCCGCAGATCGGCGCCGATGTGCTGAAGGGCTCCGACATGTGGGGCATGACGCCCGTCGATCAGATGATGTGCCGCATCATCTTTCACGGCATGCGCTACGACGGACTGTTCACCGCGCCGGACACGGACACGTCGCTGAGTTTCCCCGGCTCGCTCGGCGGGATGAACTGGGGCGGGCTGTCGTACGATCCGAACGCGGGCATGATCTTCGTGAACGACATGCGCCTCGGGCTGTGGGTTCATCTCGTCAAGGAAGAGCGCAAGGGCGGCACGTCGAACGGCAACGAAGCCGTCAACGCGGGCATGGGCGCGGTGCCGCTCGGCGGCACGCCGTATTCGGTGACGAAAGACCGCTTCTTCTCGCCGCTCGGCATTCCGTGCCAGAAGCCGCCGTTCGGCAGCCTGACGGCGATCGATCTGAAAACGCGCAGCATCGCGTGGCAGGTGCCGCTCGGCACGGTGCGCGACACGCGCCTGTGGGGCGTGCAGATGCACATGCCCACGCCGATCGGCATGCCGACGATCGGCGGTTCGCTCAGCACGGGCGGCGGCCTTGTGTTCTTCGCGGCGACGCAAGACTACTACCTGCGCGCGTTCGACAGTTCGACGGGCAAGGAAGTCTGGAAGGCACGGCTTCCCGTGGGCAGCCAGGGCACGCCGATGAGCTACGTGCTCAACGGCAAGCAGTACATCGTGATCTCGGCGGGCGGCGCGCGTCAGTCGCCGGATCGCGGCGACTATGTGATCGCCTACGCGCTGCCGCAATAA
- a CDS encoding solute:sodium symporter family transporter: MIFTILSFAFFTALVGFVSYLFTRRAKDHGARGYFMASGGLTGWFIAGSMMLTNLSAEQMVGLNGDAYAHNLSAMAWECTAAIATVALAMFFLPRYLRGGFSTLPQFLEERFDATTRRVVSAFFVIGYMLVANPSGLYLGAITFNQVFGVQALLGTSYPATITILVWMSGIIGALYAIFGGLRAVAVSDTINGVGLLIAGLMVPVLGLFVLGHGDFFAGVHTIATQAPEKLSAIGGPHDSVPFGTLFTGMIFANLFYWCTNQAIVQRTFAAKSLAEGQKGVLLSGLMKLLVPLVMMLPGVVAFHLYSGHPLSRPDLAYPQLVTDVLPWWAKGFFIAVLFGTVMSHFNAVINSTATLIAFDFYRVWKPQTSDETLIRVGKTASVVIAVVSLLVAPLLMYAPDGIYMVMRRFTGFYNIPIIAVVLVGFFSKKIGAFPAKMVLLLHVIVYTLGILVFQVDKLLGINFIHIMGVLFVCEVTLMLVLGARHRRARAYEPQLRQTGDLTPWRYASTMSVFLIAMLVSIYLTLSPIGIARHGGVTTQYEILMVLTWCVAIGLIALFRRRASAGERALAWSQSPRESNGH; this comes from the coding sequence ATGATTTTCACCATACTGAGTTTTGCTTTTTTCACCGCGCTGGTCGGCTTTGTGTCGTACCTGTTCACGCGGCGCGCGAAGGATCATGGCGCGCGCGGTTACTTCATGGCGAGCGGCGGGCTCACCGGCTGGTTCATCGCGGGCTCGATGATGCTGACCAATCTTTCCGCCGAGCAGATGGTGGGTCTGAACGGCGACGCCTACGCGCACAATCTCTCGGCGATGGCGTGGGAATGCACGGCAGCCATCGCGACCGTCGCGCTCGCGATGTTCTTTCTGCCGCGCTATCTGCGCGGCGGCTTTTCGACCTTGCCGCAGTTTCTCGAAGAACGTTTTGACGCGACCACGCGGCGCGTGGTCAGCGCCTTCTTCGTGATTGGCTACATGCTGGTGGCGAACCCGTCGGGCCTGTATCTCGGTGCGATCACGTTCAATCAGGTGTTCGGCGTGCAGGCGCTGCTCGGCACGTCGTATCCGGCCACGATCACGATTCTCGTGTGGATGTCGGGGATCATCGGCGCGTTGTATGCGATTTTCGGCGGACTGCGCGCGGTGGCCGTGTCCGACACGATCAACGGTGTCGGCTTGCTGATCGCCGGTCTGATGGTGCCCGTGCTCGGACTGTTCGTGCTCGGTCACGGCGATTTCTTCGCCGGCGTGCACACCATTGCGACGCAAGCACCGGAGAAGTTGTCCGCGATCGGCGGCCCGCACGACTCGGTGCCGTTCGGCACGCTGTTCACCGGGATGATCTTCGCCAACCTGTTCTACTGGTGCACGAACCAGGCGATCGTGCAGCGCACGTTCGCGGCGAAGAGTCTTGCCGAAGGGCAGAAGGGCGTGCTGCTGTCGGGCCTGATGAAGCTGCTCGTGCCGCTCGTCATGATGTTGCCCGGCGTGGTCGCGTTCCATCTGTATTCCGGGCACCCGCTGAGCCGTCCCGACCTCGCGTATCCGCAACTGGTCACCGATGTGCTGCCGTGGTGGGCGAAAGGCTTCTTCATCGCCGTGCTGTTCGGCACCGTGATGAGCCACTTCAACGCCGTGATCAACAGCACGGCGACGCTGATCGCATTCGACTTCTATCGCGTGTGGAAGCCGCAAACCAGCGACGAAACGCTGATCCGCGTCGGCAAGACGGCAAGCGTGGTGATCGCCGTCGTGTCGCTGCTCGTCGCGCCGCTGCTGATGTACGCGCCGGACGGCATTTATATGGTGATGCGCCGCTTCACCGGCTTCTACAACATTCCGATCATCGCCGTTGTGCTGGTGGGCTTCTTCAGCAAGAAGATCGGCGCGTTCCCCGCGAAGATGGTGTTGCTGCTGCATGTGATCGTCTACACGCTCGGCATTCTCGTGTTTCAGGTCGACAAGCTGCTCGGCATCAACTTCATCCACATCATGGGCGTTCTGTTCGTGTGCGAAGTGACGCTGATGCTGGTGCTCGGTGCGCGTCACCGCCGCGCGAGAGCGTATGAGCCGCAACTGCGGCAGACGGGTGACCTCACGCCGTGGCGTTACGCCAGCACGATGAGCGTGTTCCTGATCGCGATGCTGGTGAGCATCTACCTGACGCTGTCGCCGATTGGCATTGCACGGCATGGCGGCGTGACGACCCAATACGAAATCCTGATGGTGCTGACATGGTGCGTGGCGATCGGACTGATCGCGCTGTTCCGCCGCCGTGCGTCGGCGGGCGAGCGTGCGTTGGCGTGGAGCCAGTCGCCACGCGAATCCAACGGCCACTGA
- a CDS encoding LacI family DNA-binding transcriptional regulator, whose protein sequence is MSQTVKAPRSRRSTNRVTMDDVAARARVSPSSVSLFLRNPEAVSPRIAPRIKQAIDVLGYVPNLLAGSLAAARTRAIGVVVPSLGNAFFAATVAAMQKEFDRHGYQLLLGATDYQPGREADLVRTFLSWSPTALVVTGCRHDDETRALLRSARAPVAEMWELGDQPFDLQVGFSHHAAGEAVAKHMLDIGARRVAFIGARMASDVRARQRCEGFTRTVAKAGIETRVEDVAGDASPQTGAHALASMLNDMPNVDAIACSNDVIALGVLFEAQRRGIPVPQRLRVAGFGDLPFSEECVPPLTTIQPRATEIGLRIAQELMERTEHEPRADIEPRIVDVGFELVVRASTSSAGSGHDA, encoded by the coding sequence ATGTCCCAGACAGTCAAGGCACCGCGCTCCCGGCGCAGCACCAACCGCGTCACGATGGATGACGTCGCCGCCCGCGCGCGCGTGTCACCCAGTTCCGTGTCGCTGTTCCTGCGCAACCCGGAAGCGGTATCGCCGCGCATCGCGCCGCGCATCAAGCAGGCCATCGACGTGCTCGGCTACGTCCCCAATCTGCTTGCGGGCAGCCTTGCCGCCGCACGCACGCGCGCCATCGGCGTGGTCGTGCCGTCGCTCGGCAATGCGTTCTTCGCCGCGACCGTGGCGGCGATGCAGAAAGAGTTCGACCGCCATGGCTATCAGTTGCTGCTCGGCGCAACCGACTATCAACCCGGCCGCGAAGCGGACCTCGTGCGTACATTCCTGTCGTGGTCGCCGACCGCGCTGGTCGTCACCGGTTGCCGCCACGACGACGAAACGCGCGCGCTGTTGCGCAGCGCCCGCGCGCCCGTCGCGGAGATGTGGGAACTCGGTGATCAGCCTTTCGATCTGCAAGTCGGCTTTTCGCACCATGCGGCAGGCGAAGCCGTCGCAAAGCACATGCTCGATATCGGCGCGCGCCGCGTCGCCTTCATCGGTGCGCGCATGGCCAGCGACGTGCGGGCGCGGCAGCGTTGCGAAGGCTTTACCCGCACGGTGGCGAAAGCGGGCATTGAAACACGCGTCGAAGACGTCGCCGGCGATGCGTCGCCGCAAACGGGAGCTCACGCGCTGGCCAGCATGCTGAACGACATGCCCAACGTGGACGCCATCGCCTGTTCCAACGACGTCATCGCGCTCGGGGTGCTGTTCGAAGCGCAACGGCGCGGCATTCCCGTTCCACAGCGGCTGCGGGTTGCGGGCTTCGGCGATCTGCCGTTCAGCGAGGAATGCGTGCCGCCGCTCACGACGATTCAGCCGCGCGCAACTGAAATCGGCCTGCGGATCGCGCAGGAACTGATGGAGCGCACGGAACACGAACCGCGTGCCGACATCGAACCGCGCATCGTCGACGTCGGCTTCGAACTCGTCGTGCGTGCCAGCACATCAAGCGCCGGCTCGGGTCACGACGCGTAA
- a CDS encoding TSUP family transporter, with the protein MSLSLSPFLHHLLFAVCVATATFTQSLTGFAFGLVLLGLVAVFHLAPLPVAANVVTVMVLANAALLVRGVPALPRRLLVPSYGSSLIGVAVGACLLAWLSDNAIGVVRFALGLAILACSLLLVVQSKPRAQLASPGTFAVYGCISGVMGGVFASAGPPMVFHLYRQPLDRVVVRDTLVLLFAVNAVLRLIIVLAQGRFDAASLALSAEALPVVLIVTWLARRYPPNWSPTAVRRVVFVLLAIAGTSLVAPAVTSATAQAHAKVSAASPQLRSITA; encoded by the coding sequence GTGAGCCTCAGCCTCAGTCCGTTCCTGCACCATCTGCTGTTCGCCGTGTGCGTCGCGACGGCGACGTTCACGCAAAGCCTGACGGGCTTCGCGTTCGGACTCGTGTTGCTCGGACTCGTCGCGGTGTTTCATCTCGCGCCGCTGCCCGTCGCGGCGAACGTGGTCACGGTGATGGTGCTCGCCAATGCCGCGCTGCTGGTGCGCGGCGTACCCGCGTTGCCGCGCCGTCTGCTCGTGCCGTCGTATGGCAGCAGTCTGATTGGCGTCGCAGTCGGCGCATGTCTGCTCGCGTGGCTTTCCGATAACGCGATCGGCGTTGTGCGCTTCGCGCTCGGCCTGGCGATTCTCGCGTGCAGCCTGTTGCTCGTCGTGCAGTCGAAACCGCGTGCGCAGCTTGCGTCGCCCGGTACGTTCGCTGTCTATGGCTGCATCTCCGGCGTGATGGGCGGCGTGTTCGCGAGTGCCGGTCCGCCGATGGTGTTCCATCTCTATCGCCAGCCGTTAGATCGCGTCGTCGTGCGCGACACGCTGGTGCTGCTGTTCGCCGTCAACGCCGTGCTGCGGCTGATCATCGTGCTCGCTCAAGGGCGCTTCGATGCGGCGTCGCTGGCGCTGAGCGCCGAAGCCCTGCCCGTCGTGCTGATCGTGACATGGCTCGCGCGCCGCTATCCGCCCAACTGGTCGCCGACCGCCGTGCGGCGCGTGGTCTTCGTGCTGCTGGCCATTGCCGGCACGAGTCTCGTGGCGCCCGCCGTAACGAGCGCAACGGCACAGGCACACGCGAAAGTCAGCGCGGCATCCCCTCAACTTCGTTCTATCACGGCGTGA
- a CDS encoding alpha-glucosidase, which produces MNWQTEAGGKLVLRVAGRTLFEHAPDTPAVFVGRGVEKIDMYRGNFDINDYVEERVALREARFTLLHDGSARIELARDAQAAAELTIHAIQSAHGVHLALSATGEINRVWWRVPAQRDEHVWGCGEQMSYFDLRGRNFPLWTSEPGVGRDKSTHLTWQADTTSKSGGDYYNTNYPQPSFVSSQKYCLHAQTTAYADFDFRHPEWHELQFWAIPERLEFIVADDFVTLVERISQRFGRQPALPAWVMDGAILGLKNGREHAQTIMQQSRAAGIKVSGLWCEDWVGIRQTSFGKRLFWDWRWNETRYPGHAEWMKQLNAEGVRFLGYVNPYLCNDGTLYVEAKAAGYLATRADGGDYLVDFGEFDCGVVDFTNPAAARWFEERVIRDEMLNQGLDGWMADFGEYLPTDVTLANGIDAKLMHNAWPTLWAEVNARAIQGAGRTGDAVFFMRAGYTGVQAHCPLLWAGDQSVDFTRHDGLQTVICGALSSGLLGNAYHHSDIGGYTSLFGNTRTPELFQRWAEMAAFTPMMRTHEGNRPDDNFQFWQDAGVLAHFARMTRVFVALKPYVQGLVDEAAARGLPLQRPLFLHYEHDRATYAIQDHYLYGRDLLVAPVHAAGVAQWRVYLPQGDAWTHLWSGKRHEGGQHLQVAAPLGEPPVFVRVGAAREAQLLTLAKDAA; this is translated from the coding sequence ATGAACTGGCAGACAGAAGCGGGTGGCAAGCTCGTATTGCGCGTCGCAGGCCGCACGCTCTTCGAACATGCGCCGGATACGCCCGCCGTGTTCGTGGGACGCGGCGTCGAGAAGATCGACATGTATCGCGGCAATTTCGACATCAACGACTACGTCGAAGAACGCGTCGCGCTGCGCGAGGCGCGCTTCACGTTGCTCCACGACGGCAGCGCCCGCATCGAACTGGCGCGCGACGCGCAAGCCGCTGCCGAACTCACGATCCACGCAATCCAGTCGGCGCACGGCGTGCATCTCGCGCTGTCGGCAACCGGCGAGATCAACCGCGTGTGGTGGCGCGTTCCCGCGCAACGCGACGAGCATGTGTGGGGCTGCGGCGAGCAGATGTCGTACTTCGACCTGCGCGGCCGCAACTTCCCGCTGTGGACGTCGGAGCCCGGCGTGGGCCGCGACAAGAGCACGCATCTGACGTGGCAGGCCGACACGACATCGAAGTCGGGCGGCGACTACTACAACACCAACTATCCCCAACCGAGCTTCGTGTCGTCGCAGAAGTACTGTCTGCATGCGCAAACCACGGCCTACGCGGACTTCGATTTCCGTCATCCCGAGTGGCACGAGTTGCAATTCTGGGCGATTCCCGAGCGGCTCGAATTCATTGTCGCCGACGACTTCGTCACCCTCGTCGAACGCATTTCGCAGCGCTTCGGCCGCCAGCCCGCGCTGCCCGCATGGGTGATGGACGGTGCGATCCTCGGTTTGAAGAACGGTCGCGAGCATGCGCAGACCATCATGCAGCAAAGCCGCGCCGCCGGCATCAAGGTGAGCGGCCTGTGGTGCGAGGACTGGGTCGGCATCCGGCAGACGTCGTTCGGCAAGCGTCTGTTCTGGGACTGGCGCTGGAACGAAACGCGCTATCCCGGACACGCGGAGTGGATGAAGCAACTCAACGCCGAAGGTGTGCGTTTTCTCGGCTATGTGAATCCGTATCTGTGCAATGACGGCACGCTCTATGTCGAAGCCAAGGCAGCCGGTTATCTGGCGACGCGCGCGGACGGTGGCGACTATCTCGTCGACTTCGGCGAATTCGATTGCGGCGTGGTTGACTTTACGAATCCGGCGGCGGCGCGCTGGTTCGAAGAACGCGTGATCCGCGACGAGATGCTGAACCAGGGACTCGACGGTTGGATGGCGGATTTCGGCGAATACCTGCCGACCGACGTCACACTCGCGAACGGCATCGACGCGAAGCTGATGCACAACGCGTGGCCGACGCTGTGGGCCGAGGTCAACGCGCGCGCCATCCAAGGCGCGGGCCGCACGGGCGATGCCGTGTTCTTCATGCGCGCGGGCTATACGGGCGTGCAGGCGCATTGCCCGCTGCTGTGGGCGGGCGACCAGTCCGTCGACTTCACGCGTCACGACGGCTTGCAAACGGTGATCTGCGGCGCGCTCTCATCGGGGCTGCTTGGCAATGCGTATCACCACAGCGATATCGGCGGCTATACGAGCCTGTTCGGCAACACGCGCACGCCCGAGCTGTTCCAGCGCTGGGCTGAAATGGCGGCCTTCACGCCGATGATGCGTACGCACGAAGGCAATCGTCCCGACGACAACTTCCAGTTCTGGCAGGATGCCGGGGTGCTCGCGCACTTCGCGCGCATGACGCGCGTGTTCGTCGCGCTCAAGCCGTACGTGCAAGGTCTCGTCGACGAAGCGGCGGCGCGCGGTCTGCCGTTGCAGCGTCCGCTGTTTCTGCACTACGAACACGATCGCGCGACCTACGCGATCCAGGACCATTACCTGTATGGCCGCGATCTGCTCGTCGCGCCCGTGCATGCGGCGGGCGTTGCGCAATGGCGCGTGTATCTGCCGCAGGGCGATGCGTGGACGCATCTGTGGAGCGGCAAGCGTCATGAAGGCGGCCAGCATCTCCAAGTGGCCGCGCCGCTCGGCGAACCGCCCGTGTTCGTGCGCGTTGGAGCAGCGCGCGAAGCGCAATTGCTCACGTTGGCGAAGGACGCAGCGTGA